A region of Flocculibacter collagenilyticus DNA encodes the following proteins:
- a CDS encoding DUF2333 family protein codes for MHLNYRYIFGGFAAVFVIFYLISVYLDTEPDIFDVKQAVLDDASSKQIAPVIGYTTTTALITVAETLLDKRGGFLANDVLPPSVFMDNMPAWEFGVLEQVRDMALAMRKDFSRSQSQSVEDIHLKKAQPQFNIDHRSWVLPSAESEYRVAINELKKYRASLANSQSNSAQFYTRADNLRSYLKEVEKRLGSLSQRLSASVGQTRLNTDLAGDAQAHSSTHLPKEKMIKTSWWDIDDVFYESRGAAWALLHLLKAIEIDFADVLRNKNALISVQQIIRELEATQQTVWSPMVMNGNGFGMVANHSLVMANYISRANAALIDLTELLSQG; via the coding sequence ATGCATTTAAATTATCGATATATTTTTGGCGGGTTTGCCGCTGTTTTTGTTATTTTCTATTTGATTAGTGTTTACCTCGATACTGAGCCAGATATTTTTGATGTAAAACAAGCGGTGTTAGACGATGCTAGCAGTAAGCAAATAGCACCAGTTATTGGTTACACCACCACTACGGCTTTAATTACCGTGGCAGAAACATTGTTAGATAAGCGCGGTGGCTTTTTGGCCAATGACGTGCTTCCTCCAAGTGTGTTCATGGATAACATGCCAGCATGGGAATTTGGCGTGTTAGAGCAAGTGCGTGATATGGCGCTGGCGATGCGCAAAGATTTTAGTCGTTCACAGTCACAATCAGTAGAAGATATTCATTTAAAAAAAGCACAACCGCAATTTAATATTGACCATCGTTCGTGGGTGTTACCCAGTGCTGAGTCTGAATATCGCGTTGCTATTAATGAGTTAAAAAAATACCGCGCAAGTCTCGCTAATTCACAGTCTAATTCGGCGCAATTTTATACGCGTGCCGATAATTTACGCAGCTATTTAAAAGAAGTAGAAAAACGTTTAGGCAGTTTAAGTCAGCGTTTAAGTGCAAGCGTGGGCCAAACTAGATTGAACACAGACTTGGCGGGAGATGCACAAGCACACAGCTCTACGCATTTACCAAAAGAAAAAATGATTAAAACAAGCTGGTGGGACATTGATGATGTGTTCTACGAATCACGCGGAGCGGCATGGGCTTTGCTACACTTGTTGAAGGCAATTGAAATCGACTTTGCCGATGTGCTAAGAAATAAAAATGCGTTAATCAGTGTACAGCAAATCATTCGCGAACTTGAAGCAACACAACAAACGGTGTGGAGCCCTATGGTGATGAATGGTAATGGTTTTGGTATGGTGGCAAATCACTCGCTAGTGATGGCTAACTATATTTCTAGGGCTAATGCGGCATTGATCGATCTAACTGAATTGTTGTCGCAAGGATAA
- a CDS encoding TIGR04219 family outer membrane beta-barrel protein — MKKITITALALSGALISSTATADTILGIYAGAQMWDMGSDGSFGNNVDQQASFNFKDDSQASFYLALEHPVPLVPNIKVRSNELETSGVTQLTTTFTFDNEVFSVDTALDTNVDLSHTDFIFYYEVFDNDLISIDLGLNAKHFDGELSVVEQASPSRNAREEFDGWVPMFYGAIKVGIPATALNLYADGSFLSIDDHTIYDYQAGIAYEIIDNPALDITLQLGYRVTNLDLEDLDDIYSNLEFDGAYLGIEAHF; from the coding sequence ATGAAAAAAATTACAATTACTGCACTGGCATTGTCTGGCGCGTTAATAAGCTCAACAGCCACCGCTGATACTATATTGGGTATCTATGCAGGCGCGCAAATGTGGGATATGGGATCTGACGGTAGCTTTGGTAATAATGTTGATCAGCAAGCCAGCTTTAATTTTAAAGATGACAGCCAAGCGAGCTTTTATCTGGCATTAGAGCATCCAGTTCCATTAGTGCCGAATATTAAAGTGCGTAGTAATGAGTTAGAAACCAGTGGTGTTACACAATTAACCACCACGTTCACGTTCGACAATGAAGTATTTAGTGTTGATACTGCACTGGATACTAACGTTGATTTAAGCCACACCGACTTTATATTTTACTATGAAGTGTTTGATAATGATTTGATCAGTATTGATCTAGGTCTTAATGCGAAGCATTTTGATGGTGAGTTATCAGTGGTAGAGCAAGCGAGCCCATCACGTAATGCCCGTGAAGAGTTTGATGGTTGGGTGCCGATGTTTTATGGTGCTATTAAAGTAGGTATTCCTGCTACAGCGCTTAACCTGTATGCAGATGGTAGCTTTTTATCGATTGATGATCACACTATATACGACTATCAAGCGGGGATAGCCTACGAAATAATCGATAATCCGGCATTGGATATCACATTACAATTAGGCTACCGCGTAACAAATTTAGATTTAGAAGATTTGGATGATATTTATTCAAACCTAGAGTTTGATGGTGCTTACTTAGGGATAGAAGCGCATTTCTAA
- the pspA gene encoding phage shock protein PspA, giving the protein MGVFSRFSDIVNANINALLDKAEDPEKLVRLIVQEMEETLVEVRSNSAQYIADKKSLERQLTNTQRLAEDWAQKAELAITKGRDDLAKAALVERNKLQQNADSLAGELEQIEQTLTGLKGDITRLQTKLEEAKQRQKAILLRRNTAVVRLKAKRQLHHVDIEQAVAKFEHYENKIDQLEAEVESYELGQSSSLQSEFNKLESDEKVEAQLAELKKKVANG; this is encoded by the coding sequence ATGGGTGTATTTTCAAGGTTTAGCGATATCGTGAATGCCAATATTAATGCGTTACTAGATAAGGCAGAAGATCCTGAAAAGTTAGTAAGACTAATTGTGCAAGAAATGGAAGAAACCTTAGTTGAAGTGCGAAGTAACTCTGCGCAGTACATTGCAGATAAAAAGTCACTTGAACGCCAGTTAACTAATACGCAGCGACTAGCTGAAGACTGGGCACAAAAAGCGGAACTTGCAATCACTAAAGGCCGTGATGATCTTGCAAAGGCTGCGTTGGTTGAACGAAATAAACTACAACAAAATGCAGACAGTTTAGCAGGCGAGCTTGAGCAGATTGAGCAGACTCTGACTGGGTTGAAAGGCGACATCACACGCTTACAAACTAAGTTAGAGGAAGCTAAGCAACGTCAAAAAGCGATTTTACTTCGCCGTAATACAGCAGTGGTTAGGTTGAAAGCAAAGCGTCAGCTTCATCATGTGGATATTGAGCAAGCAGTCGCAAAGTTTGAACATTATGAAAATAAAATAGACCAACTTGAAGCTGAGGTTGAGTCTTATGAATTAGGTCAATCAAGCTCGCTTCAAAGTGAATTCAACAAACTAGAGAGTGATGAAAAAGTTGAAGCTCAATTAGCTGAGTTAAAGAAAAAAGTAGCAAATGGTTAA
- a CDS encoding PspC domain-containing protein, which produces MNNYHAERKWYKDRINSKISGVCAGIAQRLNLERWVVRLAAIFLLISAPFLAIVGYFVASVAMPTRYSYS; this is translated from the coding sequence ATGAACAATTATCATGCAGAACGTAAGTGGTATAAAGATAGAATTAACAGCAAGATATCAGGAGTATGTGCAGGGATCGCACAGCGTTTAAACCTAGAACGCTGGGTCGTTAGACTGGCTGCTATATTTTTATTAATCAGCGCCCCTTTTCTTGCAATTGTTGGTTATTTTGTTGCCAGTGTGGCAATGCCAACACGTTACTCTTATTCGTAA
- a CDS encoding copper chaperone PCu(A)C, giving the protein MALINFPTCNAKTKKAIVTSAALFIMTFTQALVSFQVSAHAQHHDNQQATLSKAPSIIATKLRMNAMPPSAPVTAAYLTLNNQHHKEAELTHVTSKVSDNIEIHQHLHENGVMKMRKMDKLSIAANSVVQFQPGGLHLMVFNPKSLKVDDNFTMTLHFSDGHTQVVEGKVVSLLEQNKASHDMHRHH; this is encoded by the coding sequence ATGGCATTAATTAACTTTCCAACTTGTAACGCAAAGACTAAAAAAGCGATAGTAACATCTGCTGCACTATTCATAATGACCTTTACACAAGCGCTAGTTAGCTTTCAAGTTAGCGCACATGCTCAGCATCACGACAATCAGCAAGCTACTTTAAGTAAAGCCCCAAGCATCATCGCCACAAAGCTGCGAATGAATGCTATGCCACCGAGTGCACCCGTAACGGCAGCCTACTTAACGTTAAATAACCAACACCATAAAGAGGCTGAGCTCACTCATGTAACAAGTAAAGTGAGTGACAACATAGAAATTCACCAGCACCTTCATGAAAATGGTGTGATGAAAATGCGAAAAATGGATAAATTGTCAATCGCGGCCAACAGTGTCGTGCAGTTTCAGCCTGGTGGATTACACTTGATGGTATTTAACCCCAAATCATTAAAAGTAGATGATAATTTTACTATGACCTTACATTTTTCTGATGGGCATACTCAGGTGGTAGAAGGAAAAGTGGTTTCTCTACTCGAACAAAATAAAGCAAGTCACGATATGCATCGCCATCACTAG